Proteins encoded by one window of Pseudonocardia alni:
- a CDS encoding class I SAM-dependent methyltransferase: protein MRSRVGPLARRLTGTDATVLLPVAGPDDVAAADAAGRAALSGGAPAGDAGPADAVARLDAVALRAMASVFDAGDPDVAPRHAWLVRRWRAELAAHGDPGPQPDGALHAACTDLGYPPAMVEFFAAAMAHLPELLRDEVPLQALLFPDGEIATALASYQDNTINTYLNGALAHLAATTARTRAEPLRVLELGVGVGGSTRAVLDGLGEAPVDYLFTDVSRFFLDLAATRFPGVRTALLDVTTDLAAHDGRHDLVVAANVLHNAVDVRATLAALRGVLAPGGVLALVESTREHLPALVSMQFLMSARPGAAAAGSGDLRAGTDRIFLTERQWWAELAAAGLRPVAALPRDTDPLRALGQQLLVAT, encoded by the coding sequence GTGCGGAGCCGGGTCGGGCCGCTCGCGCGGCGACTCACCGGCACCGACGCGACGGTCCTGCTGCCCGTCGCCGGGCCGGACGACGTCGCCGCGGCCGACGCCGCGGGCCGGGCCGCGCTGTCCGGCGGCGCACCGGCCGGCGACGCGGGCCCCGCCGACGCGGTCGCCCGGCTCGACGCCGTCGCGCTGCGTGCCATGGCCTCGGTGTTCGACGCGGGGGACCCCGACGTCGCCCCGCGGCACGCGTGGCTGGTGCGGCGGTGGCGGGCCGAGCTCGCCGCGCACGGCGACCCCGGGCCGCAGCCGGACGGCGCGCTGCACGCGGCCTGCACCGACCTGGGCTACCCGCCCGCGATGGTCGAGTTCTTCGCCGCCGCCATGGCCCACCTGCCCGAGCTGCTGCGCGACGAGGTGCCGCTGCAGGCGCTGCTGTTCCCCGACGGCGAGATCGCCACCGCCCTGGCGAGCTACCAGGACAACACGATCAACACCTACCTCAACGGGGCGCTGGCCCACCTCGCCGCGACCACCGCACGGACCCGGGCGGAGCCGCTGCGCGTCCTGGAGCTGGGCGTCGGCGTCGGCGGCAGCACCCGCGCCGTCCTCGACGGCCTGGGGGAGGCGCCGGTCGACTACCTGTTCACCGACGTCTCACGGTTCTTCCTCGACCTGGCCGCGACCCGGTTCCCCGGGGTGCGGACCGCGCTGCTCGACGTCACCACCGACCTGGCCGCCCACGACGGCCGACACGACCTCGTCGTCGCGGCGAACGTCCTGCACAACGCCGTCGACGTCCGCGCGACGCTCGCCGCCCTCCGCGGGGTGCTGGCCCCCGGCGGGGTGCTCGCCCTGGTCGAGTCGACCCGCGAGCACCTCCCGGCGCTGGTGTCGATGCAGTTCCTCATGTCCGCGCGTCCGGGCGCGGCCGCCGCCGGCAGCGGGGACCTGCGCGCCGGCACCGACCGGATCTTCCTGACCGAACGGCAGTGGTGGGCCGAGCTCGCCGCCGCTGGTCTACGGCCGGTCGCGGCGCTGCCCCGTGACACGGACCCGCTGCGGGCGCTGGGGCAGCAGCTGCTGGTGGCGACGTAG
- a CDS encoding RGCVC family protein, protein MDDPTPSTASRDTTPDELCPVCPHPWEDHDAIDRRFCSAKIAGGSSQGCVCAKK, encoded by the coding sequence ATGGACGACCCGACCCCCTCGACCGCCTCACGCGACACCACCCCGGACGAGCTGTGCCCGGTCTGCCCGCACCCCTGGGAGGATCACGACGCGATCGACCGGAGGTTCTGCTCGGCGAAGATCGCGGGTGGGTCCTCGCAGGGGTGCGTCTGCGCGAAGAAGTGA
- a CDS encoding fatty acid desaturase family protein: MTTSPPTGTSPRPTTAGGFGELAALVSGAGLLQEARRTYLLLFAANAVLLAGGLTLFVWLGPSWWQLLLAVFFAVVTTQLAFIGHDAGHRQIFAGRRANDVVGYLHGGLVGLSYGAWVTQHTAHHAHPNHADDDPDIDIPVLAFSPEQAAATRGPVRWMVGHQAYLFLPLLFLEGWSLHLTAVRAILRREVPRPRLEAALFVAHAVGYLGAVFWVLAPVQAVAFVVVHQGLWGVYMGLAFAPNHKGMPVIPAGRRLDHLHKQVLTSRNVLGGRVLDVALGGLNYQIEHHLFPRMPRPHLRRAQPIVQEFCTTHGLPYTRTGPLRSYAEVLRHLHEVGAPLRRPTGPPAD, translated from the coding sequence ATGACTACGTCCCCACCCACCGGCACGTCCCCCCGTCCGACGACGGCGGGCGGGTTCGGCGAGCTGGCCGCCCTGGTGTCCGGGGCGGGTCTGCTGCAGGAGGCCCGTCGCACCTACCTGCTCCTGTTCGCGGCGAACGCGGTCCTGCTCGCCGGCGGCCTCACGCTGTTCGTGTGGCTCGGCCCGTCCTGGTGGCAGCTGCTGCTAGCGGTGTTCTTCGCGGTCGTGACCACGCAGCTGGCCTTCATCGGCCACGACGCGGGCCACCGTCAGATCTTCGCCGGCCGGCGTGCCAACGACGTCGTCGGCTACCTGCACGGCGGGCTGGTCGGGCTGAGCTACGGTGCCTGGGTCACCCAGCACACCGCACACCACGCCCATCCCAACCACGCCGACGACGACCCGGACATCGACATCCCGGTGCTCGCCTTCAGTCCCGAGCAGGCCGCCGCCACGCGGGGCCCCGTCCGATGGATGGTCGGCCACCAGGCGTACCTGTTCCTCCCGCTGCTGTTCCTGGAGGGGTGGAGCCTGCACCTCACCGCCGTCCGGGCGATCCTGCGTCGAGAGGTCCCCCGCCCGCGGCTGGAGGCGGCGTTGTTCGTCGCGCACGCCGTCGGGTACCTGGGGGCGGTGTTCTGGGTCCTCGCGCCGGTGCAGGCCGTCGCGTTCGTCGTCGTGCACCAGGGGCTCTGGGGGGTGTACATGGGTCTGGCGTTCGCTCCGAACCACAAGGGGATGCCGGTCATCCCGGCGGGACGGCGACTGGACCACCTGCACAAGCAGGTGCTGACCTCGCGCAACGTGCTCGGCGGCCGGGTGCTCGACGTCGCGCTGGGCGGCCTGAACTACCAGATCGAGCACCACCTGTTCCCCCGGATGCCGCGCCCGCACCTGCGCCGCGCTCAGCCGATCGTGCAGGAGTTCTGCACCACCCACGGCCTGCCCTACACCCGGACCGGTCCCCTGCGTTCCTACGCCGAGGTCCTCCGCCACCTGCACGAGGTCGGCGCCCCGCTGCGGCGACCCACCGGGCCACCGGCCGACTGA